In Pseudoalteromonas xiamenensis, the following are encoded in one genomic region:
- the fdx gene encoding ISC system 2Fe-2S type ferredoxin yields MPQIIFLPHHELCPEGAAIEAKSGETVLDVALKNGIAIPHACEKSCACTTCHIVIREGFDSLEESDELEEDMLDKAWGLEPESRLGCQAVIADEDLVVEIPKYNLNIVNEDH; encoded by the coding sequence ATGCCACAAATTATTTTCTTACCCCATCATGAGCTTTGCCCTGAAGGTGCGGCAATTGAAGCCAAAAGTGGCGAAACAGTACTTGATGTTGCATTGAAAAACGGCATTGCGATTCCTCATGCCTGTGAAAAATCGTGTGCCTGTACGACTTGTCACATTGTCATTCGTGAAGGCTTTGATTCGCTCGAAGAAAGTGATGAGTTAGAAGAAGACATGCTAGATAAAGCATGGGGTTTGGAACCCGAGTCACGCCTAGGTTGCCAAGCGGTTATTGCAGACGAAGACTTAGTTGTCGAGATCCCGAAATACAATCTGAATATCGTGAACGAAGATCACTAA
- the hscA gene encoding Fe-S protein assembly chaperone HscA encodes MALLQIAEPGQSAAPHQHKLAIGIDLGTTNSLVATVQSGEAKTLVDHDGKAMLPSVVHYQESRVVVGQTALDNAINDPSNTLVSVKRFLGKTATEITASYGQLPYVFNETSGSLMIETAHGLQSPVQTSAEILKVLKARAEESFGGEPIVGSVITVPAYFDDAQRQSTKDAAELAGLNVLRLLNEPTAAAVAYGLDSGQEGVIAVYDLGGGTFDISILRLNKGVFEVLATGGDSSLGGDDFDAILVEHFKAQTGITDLNNKEHRLFINKAKACKEALSSYEKVNVGLELRDAQHMVTVTRAQFAELVESLVKKTLRACRRAVKDAEVELDDIIEVVLVGGSTRMPVIREAVEEFFGKTPLTSIDPDRVVAIGAAIQADVLVGNKPDSEMLLLDVLPLSLGLETMGGLVEKIIPRNTTIPVARAQEFTTFKDGQTAMSLHVLQGERELVDDCRSLAKFSLKGIPPMAAGAAHIRVTFKVDADGLLSVTAMEKSTGVQAEIQVKPSFGLSDDQVANMLKESISHARDDMKLRMLKEQQVEALRVLEALEASLATDAHLLDEEELNELRVAMNELNVKRENAADPDEIKTAIEAVDKASSEFASRRMDQSIKRVLQGQSIDEV; translated from the coding sequence ATGGCATTATTGCAAATTGCTGAGCCGGGGCAGAGCGCGGCACCTCATCAACACAAATTAGCTATCGGTATTGACCTTGGCACAACCAACTCTTTGGTTGCGACGGTACAAAGCGGAGAAGCAAAAACGCTAGTTGATCACGACGGTAAAGCCATGCTTCCGTCCGTTGTTCATTACCAAGAGAGTCGCGTTGTTGTCGGTCAAACAGCGTTAGATAACGCGATAAACGACCCTAGTAACACGTTGGTGTCGGTAAAACGTTTCCTTGGTAAGACAGCTACAGAGATCACTGCAAGCTATGGCCAGCTACCCTACGTATTCAATGAAACGAGTGGTAGTTTGATGATTGAAACTGCGCATGGTCTTCAAAGCCCAGTGCAAACGTCCGCTGAAATTTTAAAAGTCTTAAAAGCGCGTGCCGAAGAAAGTTTTGGTGGTGAACCCATTGTCGGTTCAGTCATTACAGTGCCTGCCTACTTTGATGATGCGCAGCGCCAAAGTACAAAAGATGCCGCGGAACTAGCTGGCCTAAATGTGTTACGTTTATTGAATGAACCAACAGCAGCCGCAGTAGCTTACGGTCTGGATTCGGGTCAAGAAGGTGTGATTGCCGTTTATGACTTAGGCGGTGGCACATTTGATATCTCGATTCTGCGTTTGAACAAAGGGGTCTTTGAAGTACTTGCTACTGGCGGGGACTCGAGCCTAGGTGGTGATGATTTTGACGCCATTTTGGTTGAACACTTCAAAGCGCAAACGGGCATTACGGATCTCAACAACAAAGAACACCGTTTATTCATCAATAAAGCAAAAGCCTGTAAAGAAGCGTTGAGTAGTTATGAGAAAGTCAATGTAGGCCTTGAGCTACGTGATGCTCAGCATATGGTGACCGTAACGCGTGCACAGTTTGCGGAGTTAGTCGAAAGCTTAGTGAAAAAGACGCTTCGAGCGTGTCGTCGTGCAGTTAAAGATGCTGAAGTAGAACTCGACGACATCATCGAAGTCGTGCTGGTTGGTGGTTCAACTCGTATGCCGGTTATTCGTGAGGCTGTTGAAGAATTCTTTGGCAAAACGCCTCTGACGAGCATTGACCCTGACCGTGTTGTTGCTATTGGCGCAGCGATTCAAGCGGACGTGTTGGTCGGTAACAAGCCTGACTCTGAAATGTTGCTTTTGGACGTGTTACCACTTTCATTAGGACTCGAAACCATGGGTGGATTGGTGGAAAAGATCATTCCACGCAACACCACAATCCCCGTTGCAAGAGCGCAAGAGTTTACGACGTTCAAAGATGGTCAAACGGCAATGTCTTTGCACGTACTGCAAGGTGAGCGCGAGTTAGTGGATGATTGCCGTTCACTTGCTAAATTCAGTTTGAAGGGTATTCCACCAATGGCTGCGGGTGCTGCACACATTCGTGTGACATTCAAAGTGGATGCGGACGGATTACTCAGTGTAACGGCTATGGAAAAATCCACAGGTGTGCAAGCTGAAATCCAAGTGAAGCCTTCATTTGGTTTGTCAGATGACCAAGTGGCAAACATGTTGAAAGAATCCATCAGTCATGCTCGAGATGACATGAAACTACGCATGCTCAAAGAGCAGCAAGTTGAAGCGCTACGTGTATTAGAAGCGCTTGAAGCATCACTTGCGACCGACGCACATTTATTGGATGAAGAAGAACTTAATGAACTTCGCGTCGCCATGAACGAGTTAAATGTGAAACGCGAAAACGCAGCAGACCCAGATGAAATTAAAACGGCAATCGAAGCCGTAGATAAAGCGAGCAGTGAATTTGCTTCTCGCCGTATGGACCAATCAATCAAGCGAGTACTGCAAGGGCAGTCAATCGACGAGGTGTAA
- the hscB gene encoding co-chaperone HscB, which translates to MRYFELFGLTPSYQVDLAKLNQHYLELQRAVHPDKFAGKSEREKLLAVQKTAEINDALATLKHPVKRAEYMLSEKGVDIRAEQQTLQDPMFLMEQMELREALSEIPDAADPDDAIADFEQQIKVLDKRYSSELGELLSSNDNAQLQKAADHIRKLKFVYKLKDELSRIEDSLLD; encoded by the coding sequence ATGCGCTATTTTGAACTTTTTGGATTAACGCCAAGCTACCAAGTAGATTTAGCCAAGCTAAATCAACACTATCTCGAACTACAACGTGCCGTCCATCCTGATAAATTTGCGGGCAAAAGCGAACGTGAAAAATTGTTGGCCGTACAAAAAACGGCAGAGATCAATGATGCCCTCGCCACCTTAAAACACCCCGTGAAACGTGCAGAGTATATGCTTAGCGAAAAAGGCGTGGACATTCGTGCGGAACAACAAACTCTCCAAGACCCAATGTTCCTGATGGAACAAATGGAACTGCGTGAAGCCTTAAGTGAAATCCCAGACGCTGCAGACCCTGATGATGCGATTGCTGATTTCGAACAACAGATTAAAGTGTTGGATAAACGTTACAGCAGTGAACTGGGTGAGTTATTGAGTTCGAATGACAACGCGCAATTACAAAAAGCAGCAGATCACATTCGCAAATTGAAATTCGTTTATAAACTTAAAGACGAATTATCTCGCATTGAAGACAGTTTATTGGATTAA
- the iscA gene encoding iron-sulfur cluster assembly protein IscA: MAVTLTDAAASRVQAFLKNRGKGVGLRVGVKTTGCSGLAYVLEFVDEVAEDDEVFELKDVKIIVDAKSLVYIDGTELDYTREGLNEGFKFTNPNQKDECGCGESFTV; encoded by the coding sequence ATGGCAGTGACATTGACAGACGCAGCAGCCAGCCGCGTTCAAGCATTTTTGAAAAACCGTGGTAAAGGCGTTGGTTTGCGCGTAGGCGTTAAAACCACCGGCTGTTCAGGTCTTGCTTATGTACTAGAGTTCGTTGACGAAGTTGCAGAAGATGACGAAGTTTTTGAATTAAAAGACGTTAAGATCATCGTTGATGCAAAAAGCTTAGTGTACATTGATGGCACTGAGTTGGATTACACCCGCGAAGGTCTCAATGAAGGGTTTAAATTTACTAACCCAAATCAAAAAGACGAATGTGGATGTGGTGAGAGCTTCACCGTCTAA